Below is a genomic region from Oreochromis niloticus isolate F11D_XX linkage group LG13, O_niloticus_UMD_NMBU, whole genome shotgun sequence.
acagctgttttgttttactaGAGCAGAGCAAAGCAGACTCATCAGCCACAGCAATGGTAAGTTATACTGATTTGTGTTCATATGGACGTAGCATCCAGATTCAACTTTCTGGGATAATCTTCATATAATAAACTCTCCTTTAAGGCTCTGTATGAAAAGAGTTTGGAGTAACCAGGCTGACACCGTTCAGTCTTTCTCtaaattacattttgtttatCCTAAACAGGTGGACCAGGAAGTAATATATGCCAACGTGGGAAACATTAGAAGAACATCACCTGAGGTAACCATAACATACAACAACTATACATTTGTATTTGAGTATAAGCagactttaacttttttttttaaagaatgacAGAACTTAAAAGTGTTCTGTTTCTACTCCTTTTGTTTTCCCCCAGATGTCACTTCCTGAAAGTGATGGGGAAATCATGTACAGTTGAATTGTTACCATAAAGAAACAAGAGGGTAAATATTAAAAGActgaaaccaaacacacacGATTTCCCACTTGCTTTTTCCCGCTTTTCAGATAATTTAGCTCATTCTCCTCCTAAGACatgatttgctttaaattttgTCTTTCTAATTGTCATATTTGTTTCTGTTCTCTGTTCCCAGGGTGAAGCAAAAGACACAGAAGTTACGTGCAGCACATTAGCTAATCACTactgaaatatttaaatattataaacTTTTGGCCTTTCTATCTTTTTTATATCTACCTTTTGCTGGAGTTTTTGCAGGatacagtgttttcttttgctatCAGCAGATCACCGAGCCATGCAGTATGCCTACATTTTAGAAAGATTTGCATTCTCCAAAGAGCTCACTGAACTGGTCCAGTAATGGTATTGTAATAGGATGCGACTGTTGCAATaagtcagtttgtgaaatttcttctcGCCTAGATCTTCCACAATCAACTCTAAGTtattgtcacggttctgggccagtttgacccagtattttgagttgtcATGTTTGGGTTTGATTTTTTATTTGGTATTGTATTCTGATTCTTGTTCTTTCTTGACTATTATTAGAATtctatgtttctgtttattcgtgtttaaggatttgttcttcgGTTGGTCTCATGTTTAATATAGTTTGAGTTTTATGTGTTCTTTCTGTCTACCTCTCAGTGTCAAGTTTGCGTTTTTGTGAATTGTttctggtttcctgttttactttgaaagttcatgcctcatgtcagtgtgttcagttttacttctccCCTGTCTCATTagcctaatttctcccagctgtgtctccctcctgttgcccattccatgattactcccctgtgtatataagccctgtgttttcctgtgctctctgtcgtgTTGTATCCTCAACCGGCTTTGTGTTTTGTCTCCCGCTCCGGTTTAGTATTGCTTTTCCAGTGTTTCAGTCCTTATTTCCTCTGACCagagttttgttagttttttttggTGAGTTTAATTGAGTAAGAGGTtttttcccagcaataaagctgcgctTTAAGTTTTACTTCCGTGTTTGAGTCCTGCGTCTTGGgtccaccactcctgcctgcctgccacacagccaaccatGACAGAACGACGCGACCACCTCATGGACCCAGCAGACTTACCTGGAGAGAGTGATCTCGCACGAGTCCTAAGCCTCGTAAATTGGATCACCCACACCTCGAATACAAGGGCGATGGTTGTGGGAATAAACGCCATTGAGACAATCCTCGAGGGAAATCCCCACCTCCGCCAGGTCAGAGGTTTTATGGACTTAATTGCCAGTCTGCATGAAACCCGGGAGGCGGTGCGAGCTCAGGAATTAGCAGACTTTGTCCGACAGCAGCGGAAAAAGTCCATCCTGGAGCAGCCGCATCAGTTTCACTTGCCGGAGGATTTGCAACCCGGCCCGCCGGATGTGGAGTTACCCAGCCCGTCGGAGCCTTCTGCTGGGAGGAAGCGACAAACACGCTGCCGGCGCGTCACCCCACAGCCAGATGTTGGGACTTCAGAGCAGCTGGCTGTGGTGAGTGAGAAGGACACTGTTTCAGCTTTGGACTGTGGGACTGTTTATTCTGGGGTTGTTACTTGTGTGGCAAATGCGGGTTTAAAGCACTGTTTTTTACCGGCTCCGCTTCCACCACTGTCACCACTCCAGTCTGAAGCTCGTttagctgcccagcctgaaGCTCGTTTAGCTGCCCAGCCATAAGCTCGTTTAGCTGCCCAGCTGTCCCCAGTTCAGTCTCCTGcagttcagttcagtctccTGTGTTGCCAGCACCtcagccatttcttttgttatcagtTCAGTCCATCGCCCTGCCGCCACCAGCTCGGTTAGCCGCCCTGCCGCCACCAGCTCGGTTAGCCGCCCAGCGGCCACCAGCTCGGTTAGCTGCCCAGCGGCCACCAGCTCGGTTAGCCGCCCAGCGGCCACCAGCTCGGTCTACACCTCCACCACAATCAGCCCACACCTCCACCACAATCAGCCCTGccacctgtagctcagtcttCAGTTCTGTCGGCCACTCAACCTTCCATCATCTCTATGCAGAGAGAAAATCTTATTCCCACCCTGGGTGTTTTTCATAACTTGGCTGCTTTAGGTACTGTTATTTACTCCAGGACCTCCCCAGAGGCTAGCTCTCAGTCCCCAGATGATTCTGGACCCCTGAAGGTTAAGCAGCCCCCTAAGAACTGCACCGTGTTAACACGGCCACCTCCGTTGTACGCTGGAAGCTCTAGTGAGCTCATTCCGCCAGCTAAGGACTGCATCCTGCtgtcactgtctgaacagagccACTGTCCTGCACAGCTCCAACCAGCTTCATTTCTGCCAGCAGTCTCCGCGCCTGCTGGTCCCGCCTTGTCCCCGCCGGAGGTCTCCGCGCCTGCTGGTCCCGCCTCGTTCCCGCCGGAGGGTCCGGGGGGCCCGTTCAGCCATCTGTCAGCCATCGGTCACCGCTGAGGGGCCAGAGGAGTCACTTCAGCCATCTGTCATTGATGAAGGAAGGGTTGGAGGAATCGCTTCAGCACCTTGTGTCCGCTGACGGCTCTGATTCCACTCAGCCACCTCCTGTGTTCCACCTGCGGTTTCTACACCGTTGCATGCAGTGCTTCCAACAGCTGTTACAACTCCGCTGCCTGTAGTGCCACCACCTGCTCCATCGCCTGCGGCTTCCACACTGTCGCTTGCAGTGCTGCCACGCTGCCGTCTGGTCCCGCAGCCGCCACGCTGCCGTCTGGTCCCGTCTCGTCTGGTCCCGTCTCGTCTGGTCCCGCCTCGTCTGGTCCCGCCTCGTCTGGTCCCGCCTCGTCTGGTCCCGCGGTTGCTAAACCACCGTCAAGTCCAGCTCGGCCTGTACCACCTCGTCTTCGCCAGTCGCTTTCCAGGCCTCTAGTTGGACGTCATGGCCATCGAGGGCAGCCTCCTGACCAAGGTAGTCACCGCCGCTGGCCTCCGGACCTGCTCTGCCGCCGCCGCTGCCTTCCGcatggccggcctccggacctgctcTGTCGCTGCCGCTGCCttccgcgtggccggcctccggacctaCTCTGTCGCCGCCGCTGCCttccgcgtggccggcctccggacctgctcTGTTGCCGCCGCTGCCTTCCGCTGCCTTCcacgtggccggcctccggacctgctcTGTCGCCGCCGCTGCCTTCCGCTGCCTTCCGCTGCCTTCCGCTGCCTTCCGCTGCCTTCCGCTGCCTTCCGCTGCCTTCCGCTGCCTTCCGCTGCCTTCCGCTGCCTTCCGCTGCCTTCCGCTGCCTTCCGCTGCCTTCCGCTGCCTTCCGCTGCCTTCCGCTGCCTTCCGCTGCCTTCCGCTGCCTCCGCGCCTCCGGACCTGCTCTGTCGCCGCCGCTGCCttccgcgtggccggcctccggacctgctctgtcgccgccgctgccttccgcgtggccggcctccggacctgctctgtcgccgccgctgccttccgcgtggccggcctccggacctgctcTGTCGCCACCGCTGCCTTCCGCTGCCTTCCGCTGCTttccgcgtggccggcctccggacctgctctgtcgccgccgctgccttccgctgccttccgcgtggccggcctccggacctgctctgtcgccgccgctgccttccgcgtggccggcctccggacctgctcTGTCGCCGCCGCTGCCTTCCGCGTGATCTCTggggactttaatcacatctccctgtcctccactctccccaccttcacccagtatgtcaCCTGCCACagcagagacaataaaacactggacttattATATGCTAACACCAAGGAGGCATACagctcatcacctctccctcccctcggGGGCTCAGATCACAACCTGGTTCATCTCCATCCTGTGTATAAACCTCTAGTACACAGAAAGCCAGTTGTGAAATGCACCGTTAGGAAATAGTCggcagagactgaagaggccCTGAGAGACTGTTTACGTTCTACTGTGTGGGACAACATCTGGAGCCCTTTGGAGGATGAcctcaacagcatcacagactgCATTACGGATTACATGAACTTCTGTGTGGACAACACCGTACCCATCATAAAGGTACTgtgtttttctaacaacaagccatggataaatcctgaaataaaggctctcctcaaggagaagaagcgagtctttagatctggagacaaacaggagctgagagttgtccagaagaagctgaaatggaagataaggcaagggaaggaaaactacaggaagaagatggaagagcagctgcaacagaccctcgagaggttggttctaCACCATCTGCACCCCCTGctgaggtcttcattggatctgctgcagtttgcttaccagcctggcattggggtggaggacaccatcatctacctcctgcaccaagctctgactcacctggagaagcctggaagcactgtgaggatcaagttctttgatttctccagtgctttcaacaccatccagccatGATTTCTGAgggacaagctggagctatTGGGAGTagaccaccacatgtcccagtggatactggactacgtCACAGAAcgcccacagtatgtgaggacacagggctgtgtctctgatacGCTGGTCTGCAGTACAGGGGCCCCACAGGGgactgtgctggcaccgttcctcttcaccctctacactgcagacttctccatcaactccccatcctgccacctacagaagttctctggcgactctgccatagttggcctcatcacaggtgaggatgactcagagtacagacagtggactgtGGACTGTGGACTGGTGctagcagaaccacctgctgatcaatgCCGGGAAAActaaggagttggtggtggacttccggagatgccaccacactgacatcggtgaacatccagggagtgggcATTGAAATAGTGGACTCGTATAGGTACATGGGtattcacctgaataataaactagtctggagccacaacacttatgctctttacaggaagggtcagagcagactctacctgctgaggcggctgaggtcatttggagtccagggagcgcttttaaagaccttctatgactctgtggtggcatctgtcatttttttacaGTTCCGCACACGGAATGTTTGTGCGGAGTGTTCTTACCCAACATTCTGTGCATGGAATGTTCATGCGGAGTGTTCAGACCCAACATTCGGTGCATGGAATGTTCGTGATGAGCGTTTGTACCCAACGTCCTTGCATGGAATGTTCGTACTAACAATCTGTGCACGGAATGTTTGTGCGGAAAGAACAAACAGCGGCCAATAACATTGTACACCATGACAGACTGGTGCATATTAAGCAAGTGAATAACGTGGAAAGCAGAGATTTCTGACTGGAAACTGGTCTCAAAACACACTGAGAGTTAGACATGTTCAGGAAGTGCAATTTTATCCTGGTGGAAGCAAGTCAATGAAGGAAAGACAAAATTCATTGCAATGTTTTCCAAACATCTGCTTTCGCTTTTGCTTCAATGAGTTTTGGTCAGAGAACCTGCTGTTTCAAAATCTGTGAGATGTTGGCTTTTAGTGTACAGATGAAAGGGGGATCAGtgctttgtttttacacctttttgcGCAGTTCACCTGctctttaaccctttaaaacctaTTGGAGCAGGaacgctccgttttgcgtaactatttttaaatcccggtagaaCTGCAAACACATAAGCTAAATCTTTTTTGCATAGGAaactggaggagttgtacttgcATCCCATGCattcagcttgtcctaggtcacagtttccttccagATATGGCTTTGCAAAACTTGCGTAAAAAGCACTTGCAAGAAAAACGTAATAttccagaaaagaaaacaggctTTGCCTGGCATGTTTGGTGACATGGGCAAACACTCCCtctgcaccccccccccccccacacacacacgcacacacacacacacacacacaccaccacagacacacataaaacatattaaggattgtacattaacatatgTTATTGTGAAAACGGTAgtcggaaccatactgaatttaacaagataaatattttacatagtgagcgagagagagtatgcaatgGGCTAACAAACAGCCATTAAAATTCATCATATATTGAGAATAGCAGACAAATCAACAATACACCTCTTCCAATTAATATTAtgctgaacacagtccaaaagattcGATAAGCCACATCAGTGTCTACTGTCCACTGTTTACTATCATAGCCAAGTGATTATCAAAGGTAAACAGAAGTTTTCCCAATCTCTACTAATGAATGTTATCTTGTTTTAGGATACATATTACCTGAAATTATCCAAAGAAACATCTGCTTACCGTTTcatctcttcttttctctttttatctAAACTGAGGACCCGAtggctttgaccttttcttgtccatcttccataagtaattttgcactccagtattaACACCCAACCCCACAACATAAACTAACAGACTAATAGACTTAAACCTTGTATAGGGTttttttctgggatttcacacaacccagtaaaaataattaatacataATGGGCCTTCGATCGACAATactatgaatgaaatgtgcactatttggaagcagcttgccccctcccctttcgacaggttttgtgtgagacttcagcacagcagcaacATCAAGCAGGCGCACTGAGGGCCctcatcggtgcaaattataagtctatATCACAATgtcttcagtttttgtgtttcttgtagGGCTGTCAATGTTAACGTGTTAACACTGTCCTCAAGATTAACgcaattaaaatttttaacgcAATCAACCCATCTGGAGTGCAGAattttggacaaactgcccaaaatgtgttgacagagacatttcaaGGATATTGAGTCATTCAAAGTTACAAATGGAATACTTGCGTAAAATTTTTTAATCATGTTAATCGTGATGACTGCATTAACGTTGACAGCCctagtttgttggtttgttgttattttgttttattttgcgagctggttattagatgctgccagccagagaatcccccgccacCCTGCCCTTCTCCTCCCTGTGTGGCAAGCAGCAGGTGCAGCAGGTGCAGCTCGCAAAATGAGGGCGCCTTTATTCCCCAGGCAgcagaaaaccgatcggtgcccaTGCAATCCCCaaaatgcgctggcatgatgttgGGGCAACATGGGTGCGAGCAACTTTTTGTTCTCTCCTGGAAGCTCTGGCAACTTGGCTTTGGCAACATCTGGCATAATGTTTGCCACAGTGGAAATGCCCACCCCGTAACTGGAGGCAATAGTTGTGAAGGAGTCACCAGTTACCAGGTAGCTAAAATTAATAACATCATCCAAGTTCAAGTTTAAGTACTGTAATTTCATGTTACTCTAATAAGATTCTTTTTCATATCTGCAATCATAAGCAATACAATCTTAATACTATCACTGAAACTGACTGAAAAACCTTTAAGGTAATTTAAAGAACACAAATGTTGTACAATCGCAGACAAAAGTGATTACTATTAATAATAAGCAAGAAAGTCTTTGCAAAAACTAAATTCATGTCTAGCTTTTCAGTCTGCGAATGTTAAACATGTCGCTCTATATGAGTGTTTTTctgtcacatttttatttttgtgtaaatTACTCACCTCAGACAAATTGCTAAATGTTCCTTGGAAGAAATTGTCTCTCGGAAATTTGTTGTAATGTTGTAAAGCAGATCCTCATGGTTAGTCGAAAGTACACCTGGAACCTGTCACAATGAAAATGGAGCTGCATCACAAACCTGAATTCCCCATACAGCTGTCTAGAATGGAGTGTCTTATGCACCCACAACCTCTTTCTTGACATCTGCCTTCTTCTCTTCACTACCAGGGAGAGTGCCAAAGCTTTCTTCTTTATGGATGAGAGATACATGTTTGCAAAATGACAGGAAGTAGGCGAAGATAGTACATGTAGAGTGGCCGCCAGAAAAATAATGTATGGGCAGAGCACAGTGCAGCAAAATGGCCAGTGCATCACAAACTTTGGGCCATTCCATCTAGCTAGGGGTGTATGCAATGCATGCCATGTCCGATGTGAAAGGGCTTTTAGGCTGTGAAAGCAGAAAAAGCATATCCCAGAAATTGCTACAAtatcaaaatctacagtttggtacatcccaagaaagaaagaaagtactGGTGAACTCAGCAACTCgaaaaaaaacacctggacGTCCATGGAAGACAACAGTGGTCGATGTTCACAGAATCATTTCCAGTATTAATGAGAAACCCCTTTACAACAGCCAACCAAGTGTGCAAACCTCTCCAGGAGGTAGGCGCATCAATATCCAAGTCTACCATAAAGAGAAGACtgaatgaaagtaaaaaaagagGGTTCACTGCAAGGTGCAAACCACTCATAAGCATCAAGAATAGAAAGGCTAGATTGGACTTTGctaaagaaacataaaaaatccaGCACAGTTCTGGAAAAAACATTCTTTGGACAGATACATCCAAGAGTGACCTCTACCAGAATGATGGCAAGAAAAACGTATGGAGAATGCATGGAACACctcatgatccaaagcataccacatcatctgtaaaacatggcgGAGGCAGTTTGATGGCTTGGGCGTGCATGGCTGCCACTGGCACTGGACACTAGTGTTTACTGATGATATGACACACAGGACAGCGGACAGAAGCAGCCAAATGAATTCTGGGGTGTTCTGAGATATCCTGTCTGCTCAAAATCCAGCTAAACCCAGTCAAATTGACTGGGCGGCATTTTATAATATAGATggtgacccaaaacatacagtcAACGCAACCCAGGAGTTTACTAATACAAAGAAGCGAAATATTCTTGAATGGTCACTCCTGATCTTATTCCAACCAAGCATGCATTTCACTTGTTGAAGATTAAACTTTGGACAGAGTCTcataaacaaacagcaactgaaagctgctgcagagcattaaaaaaagactgaaaccCAGCATCAGGTGATATCCATAACTTCAGGCTGTCATTGCCAGCAAAGGGTTTTTTAACcaggttttagaaaaaaaaatttcagttatttaatttatccaattacttttgagcctctaAAATTACAGGATtgaattaaaactgaaagtCTGAACTCCTGTTCCCTGTGATGCCGAAGAAAAGTTTGTTACACACTGATGCGTTCACTGGTTTTAAGGGAATAAATATTtctcattcactttttgttactGTTAAATGAATAAACCAACTTTTAAACATTGTAGATGGTGATTCTTACACCTAGTCTGAAGCAAAATACGCCAGTGATCGGTCAGTGATCGGTGATTTGACCCAAATACGACAGGAAGgtttaataaagtaaaaatataacatCATACAGTAAGAGGAACTAACAGGGGGGCAGGGTTGAAGTGCTGCATTTGCATGTTGCATACACTCATAGAAAGAACCACACTTGACAGTAGCTCATATGTTTGAAGTCTACTCACTCACAGGCATGGCTGCTCATCTCATCATTCTTCTTCTCTTCAGTGTGCTCAAAGGTTGGTCACAGGTCACCTCATGTTTCAAAGGCTAATGTCAGCAGATGATCAAATTAATGACTGTTAATAATTTTTTCAGTATGCAGTTTTATACTTATTTTATACAAAAGAAAAGACTTGAATGATGTTTTATGTAAACATAACCATTAAAATACTTTGTTCTTGTTGCAGGAGTTCACAGCATAACTACAGTCAGTAAAGTATCAGTTGAAGCTGGAAAATCTATCTCCATCCCATGTCTCTATGAATCCCAATACATAAATCATGTGAAGTACTTGTGTGAAGGATATTATTGGAACTTTTGCAGATAtgcagtgaaaacaaacaaagcagaccCTTCAGGAAAATATTCAATCTCTGATGACAAAAACCAGAAAGTTTTTACAGTGACTATAAACCAGCTGGCACATAAAAACACTGATTACTGGTGCGCTGTGGAGATTAATGGAGAGGTGGATGATAAACAGTATTTTCAACTGTCAGTTACCACTGGTGAGTGCTCATTTTtgtaaaaattttaaataattataattCTTTTAtaacaaagcacaaaacaaagttttattttagttttcaaaGGCTGAATATGCTCTTTTTCTTCAGATCAGGGAATAAATGCGAAGACTGAATTTTCAATACATTTTCCACTcattattctatttatttttgattttattatttatttattttttaattgatttatttttggtatttatttatttattttcattaaagGTACCCCCAGTCTCTATGTGGATCATCAGAGGATTACAGGATATATTGGAAAAAGCATAACTATTAGATGTCACCACAGTAACTCTGGAGAAATGAAGTGGTGCAGGCTGGGCAGGAACTGTGTGACAGGATCATCTGGATCTATAGATGGAACAACACTGACCGCTCACATGAGGGACCCAAATGTTTTCACGGTGACCATGAGTGGACTAAAGTCAGAGGACAGTGGCTGGTATTGGTGTGCTAAAGGGGACATTCAGATACCAGTATATTTAACTGTTACTGAGAAACCTAATACTAGTAAGTACTACAAGTGATCATAAATTCGATATGTATGTGAATTCCACTCTTTTATAAATGTTACTACACTAAAAGATAAGGATAATCATTCTTACAGTACTCCAgtaattattattctttttttgaaaTATAGTCATGATCTCTACTGCTAGTACTGTCAGTAGAACTACTCATACTGTTGCTGGAAGTGAAACAATTATAAAAATGGAACAATGGAACAATTCTACAGTagtagaaaataaagaaaacaggtCAGAtatctttttgtatttatttgcagtATTTAGAGGTAAAAAAAATTCTTGCAAGAAACTATGTATAAACATTTTTACAGACACTATTATTACTTATTAAAGTAAACTAAATTATGTTTTGAAACTGCATGTTGCAGAGTTTCATTTGACCCAATGATCCTCATCATCCCTCTGAGTGTGTTGATCTGGATTGTAATTGTGGTGTTGTTGATCTGGTTTATACTGAGACGCAGTAAGTATTACTGAACTTTATATCCATGGTAATTGTTTTCTCCAAAATCTTTTAAATTCAATTATTACACATTGTTACACAGTGTCAGTAacagcagttttatttttctagaGCAGAGTAAAGCAGACTCATCAGTCACGCCAACGGTAAGTTATGGTGATCGGTACACAGTACTAAAAGAATAGGAGATCAAAATCACAGCACAAAATTTCCTAATGACAGTTTGGCAGATGTTctaattgtgttttgtttttcaatgcAGGCTGAAGAGGAAATAATATACTCTGATGTTAGACCCAAGAAAAGAAGTTTAGCCAAGGTACCTCTAACCTTTATAAACCTGGTATTTTCTCAACACTGACACCATGCACTTAAAATGATCCTGATCCTATAGGGCAGTCATTGAGTGTAAATGCATTATATTACGTTCATTCTACACAGGTGGACAAGGAAGTAACATAC
It encodes:
- the LOC109194534 gene encoding polymeric immunoglobulin receptor-like isoform X1 — translated: MFEVYSLTGMAAHLIILLLFSVLKGVHSITTVSKVSVEAGKSISIPCLYESQYINHVKYLCEGYYWNFCRYAVKTNKADPSGKYSISDDKNQKVFTVTINQLAHKNTDYWCAVEINGEVDDKQYFQLSVTTGTPSLYVDHQRITGYIGKSITIRCHHSNSGEMKWCRLGRNCVTGSSGSIDGTTLTAHMRDPNVFTVTMSGLKSEDSGWYWCAKGDIQIPVYLTVTEKPNTIMISTASTVSRTTHTVAGSETIIKMEQWNNSTVVENKENRVSFDPMILIIPLSVLIWIVIVVLLIWFILRRKQSKADSSVTPTAEEEIIYSDVRPKKRSLAKVDKEVTYSEVRPKEKSSAKRSFAESEMEILYSSVVTKQRMERGDGKDTGVTLEHIS
- the LOC109194534 gene encoding polymeric immunoglobulin receptor-like isoform X2 encodes the protein MFEVYSLTGMAAHLIILLLFSVLKGVHSITTVSKVSVEAGKSISIPCLYESQYINHVKYLCEGYYWNFCRYAVKTNKADPSGKYSISDDKNQKVFTVTINQLAHKNTDYWCAVEINGEVDDKQYFQLSVTTGTPSLYVDHQRITGYIGKSITIRCHHSNSGEMKWCRLGRNCVTGSSGSIDGTTLTAHMRDPNVFTVTMSGLKSEDSGWYWCAKGDIQIPVYLTVTEKPNTIMISTASTVSRTTHTVAGSETIIKMEQWNNSTVVENKENRVSFDPMILIIPLSVLIWIVIVVLLIWFILRRKQSKADSSVTPTAEEEIIYSDVRPKKRSLAKVDKEVTYSEVRPKEKSSAKRSFAESEMEILYSSVVTKQRMERHTRRSVTSVV
- the LOC109194534 gene encoding polymeric immunoglobulin receptor-like isoform X3 is translated as MFEVYSLTGMAAHLIILLLFSVLKGVHSITTVSKVSVEAGKSISIPCLYESQYINHVKYLCEGYYWNFCRYAVKTNKADPSGKYSISDDKNQKVFTVTINQLAHKNTDYWCAVEINGEVDDKQYFQLSVTTGTPSLYVDHQRITGYIGKSITIRCHHSNSGEMKWCRLGRNCVTGSSGSIDGTTLTAHMRDPNVFTVTMSGLKSEDSGWYWCAKGDIQIPVYLTVTEKPNTIMISTASTVSRTTHTVAGSETIIKMEQWNNSTVVENKENRVSFDPMILIIPLSVLIWIVIVVLLIWFILRRKQSKADSSVTPTAEEEIIYSDVRPKKRSLAKVDKEVTYSEVRPKEKSSAKRSFAESEMEILYSSVVTKQRMERHTRRPVHH